The Burkholderiales bacterium genome includes the window AGCGCAACGCCGATCAACAGCATGCCGGTGATTTCGAGCGGTTGTGGCTGTTCGCCGATTTCAAGCCACGCCGAAAGCACGCCAATGACCGGCACCGCGAGCACGGCCAAACCCGCGACGCCGGCCTGCATGCGGTTCAACACATAAAGCCAGAGCAGCCACGCAAGTCCGGTGGCGAGTATTGCGTTGTACGCGAGCGCGCCCCAGAAATAAGGTGTGAACGCGAGCGGCCGCTGCGGTATAAATAAGGTTACCGCCACCAATACCGCGCCCCCGAGCAGCATTTGCCAGGCGGTGAGCGAAAGTAAATCCACCTGAACCCGGCCGCGCAGTTTCTTGGCGACAACGGCAGCAAATGCCCACACGATACCGGCGCTGGTCGCAATCAGGTTGCTCGCCAGGCTGCCGTGCGCGCGCCACGGCTCGAGAATCAAGCCCAATCCCGCGAAGGCGAGTATTACGGCGAGCCACTGTACGCCGTGAATGCGCTCGCCCAGAAACGGCCACGCGATAACCAAAAGCCAGAACGGCATGGCGTAGGTGAGCACCGCGGTCTTGCCTGCGCCGCCTGCAACCAGCGCCCACATCACCAGCGCGGTGAAAATGCTGGTTTGCAAAAGTCCCAGGAGCAGGGTCGTTTTGAGCGCGGTAGGGCGCAGCGGTTTTTTCATCCACGCCAGCACCGCAAACAAGCACAGCGCGCCGAAAAAAGTGCGCAGCGCGGCAAAATCAAACGGCCCGCAATATTCCAGCACCTTTTTCATCACCACCCAGTTGTAGCCCCAGATGATGCCGAGCACGACGAGAGCGAGCGCGGGATACGCGGAGTTTCGGTTTTGCAATTTAATGAACGATCAAGCGGTTTGGGGAAAGCGGCATGTCATGGTATAGGCGGGGGTGCCGCAATGCAAGCAACCGCCGAACCAGCAGTGGGTCAGTTTGCCCGAAAGCTCTCCGAAAAGTTGGATCAGAAAGCGCGCATCACATCACTATGGACGGCTTCGGTGAAAAAGATATTTGAAATAGCGAGCTAGGGCACCATTCACAAAAGCCCGCCAGACGGCGGGCTTTTGTGAATTGACAGGATGCAGGAACTGGTATATATTGATCAATAAGATATAAAAAATGGTAATATATAACATCATAATTATAATATATAATATGACTTTTTAATTACTTTTAAATATTATTGATGTGTAACTATAATGCTATATGGCTCGTAAAATATGGACAAAAACACGTTAGAATCAACAAATAAGCTTTTGAGGGTAATAGTTGCCTTGCTTCTCCGGCGAAAAGTCGAGCAATCACTTACCCTACGGCAGCAAATAGAGACTTTGGACGATTTGGGTATTAAACCTGCCGAAATCGCCGGGATAGTAGGTCGAACCAATACTTACATTAACAAGGAGCTTTCGGGAATCCGAAAGAACCGAAAGCAATCGGAATAGTATGGTAAAAGAAAAGCAGAAGAAAGAGCAGACCGTAGAGGAATTATTACGCGATATCTTGATCGTGAAACTTGGCCTCGCCGGACTGACTCAACACCAAATACGGGAAATCGTCGGTGTGGACATTCACCGCGTGAATCGCATCGTTAGACATTTTAAGAAGATTAGCAAACATACCTGATGACTAAGGACAATAACCAAACCATCGAAAAGAAGCTCGATACCGTGATCAGGCTTCTGCAACACCTACTTGTTCTGGAACTCTCCAAAAAGGGTGTCTCGCGCGAGGTGATTGGAAAGCACATTCATGTTGCTAAGGCGGCGGTCGTAAAGATGTTGCAAGGAGTAAAGAAAGAAAAGTAGAGTTATGAGCGAAAAATCACTTTCCGAAATCTCAAAAAAACTCAATGTGCTTATCTCTCTTTCCTTGCGTCAGCTACTTAGCGACAAGGAGTTTATTGGAACAGGAACAGGAAAACGAAAGCGGGGCGTAGGCGAACTAGCTCGTTATCTTGCCGATATGGGGCTTGATGCAAAAGATATTGCGGAGATACTCGGTGCACCAGTCCAAAGTGTCAGAACTCTTTTAACCCCAAAACGCAGAAAATAGTATGGCCCGTCCTCGTATTCTCGATGAAAAGATCATGTCAAAGGTTGCCAAGAAAATTGGCAAGAAGAAC containing:
- a CDS encoding EamA family transporter, giving the protein MQNRNSAYPALALVVLGIIWGYNWVVMKKVLEYCGPFDFAALRTFFGALCLFAVLAWMKKPLRPTALKTTLLLGLLQTSIFTALVMWALVAGGAGKTAVLTYAMPFWLLVIAWPFLGERIHGVQWLAVILAFAGLGLILEPWRAHGSLASNLIATSAGIVWAFAAVVAKKLRGRVQVDLLSLTAWQMLLGGAVLVAVTLFIPQRPLAFTPYFWGALAYNAILATGLAWLLWLYVLNRMQAGVAGLAVLAVPVIGVLSAWLEIGEQPQPLEITGMLLIGVALALLGFLGMRERRVEPELAQE